From Anopheles arabiensis isolate DONGOLA chromosome 3, AaraD3, whole genome shotgun sequence, a single genomic window includes:
- the LOC120902365 gene encoding collagen alpha-5(IV) chain, producing MLWPADPTLTGGLERKDIVQRRRRSSAGSVTRGVALFVTSVLLIIQPSTAAVCNQTVCDCKGVKGPPGQIGPHGVPGQFGDPGDIGYDGPPGLRGDRGNRGEMGTSGPKGYRGDTGERGPLGAPGYAGLPGEPGYRGPYGIDGCNGTDGAMGTPGYPGPPGERGPQGPPGVPGPRGTSGEGGINSKGTKGDRGVAGVPGVMGQQGWQGGRGADGFDGTTGETGDAGLDGPKGEQGEPSEDFCPGEPGDPGEPYYYLVGKNETVNIGMKGPKGDRGYDGMAGLQGMKGDSGMQGDRGQKGFKGEEGKLGDRGKQGKEGPPGAPGDKGEKGAPGYAGLDGMPGDKGPSGDDGRPGLPGVQGPPGPKGEYRPELAPIVIGPQGPQGDMGPPGRPGNVGIPGNKGLRGPMGPTGPPGDPGLNGRPGPKGISPPGQRGDDGEGGPPGPLGIRGIPGLAGAKGQVGFPGRNLQGAKGEPGTNGLNGDFGEKGDQGDDGEPGDKGLPGIGVNVTGPPGPAGLPGRAGPPGDWGFNGYNGPKGDKGLRGDDCGTCPPGPKGVKGEDGDIGRPGLDGYDGNRGLPGPRGLQGPAGKQGLKGLLGRKGERGDFGERGVPGEPGRPGVLRRAKNFIYLTPEMGDRGDRGQRGDQGVPGDLGDFGAVGYPGRPGEQGEYGDDGDSGRPGLDGLPGMDGRNGAPGRDAFVNEYNIWSIRGTPGVPGDKGAKGERGDQGDRGEPGAMSEMTYSIAGPKGLPGVPGDVGPKGEKGYKGEMGLHGMRGQDGPAGLPGISRQGPEGYKGYYGVIGDHGPAGMPGEDGRPGPDGMPGLQGLRGQRGDPGRPILMGEKGVEGEGGFYGEIGDKGFKGPEGIRGTTGMPGVKGERGDPGPLGKPGLRGNKGLMGDIIYGDRGAPGLPGRDGLQAPYGDKGERGEPGMEGFPGPKGERGEIGRDGLPGLPGDDGLPGERGLQGRMGDMGEEGYQGERGPTGDPGYPGLTGARGLAGLRGLAGPTGDPGDMGFPGRDGAPGRKGERGDFGDVGPRGRKGSASFSGMKGENGEPGMMGPPGYNARPGQMGRKGEEGDAGQVIDGYPGVKGQKGAPGFPGIPGRPGAKGERGDVGVFGPKGISGDKGRDGYPGIAGRPGRPGPRGPLGPRGEQGSRGETGEPGEDGLRGYAGEKGLRGDVGPVGPTGLTGMVGDPGLPGIPGNVMMRSAQQGDRGDPAPEGPEGDEGPPGLKGQRGYPGRKGEQGLPGFVGMVGIEGHDGPKGQRGDPGMKGQPGELETRPERGDQGDAGYDGLTGRPGLPGNKGAPGDYGDNGPMGLAGMPGFVNGALKGMRGDTGYEGAPGLDGLPGLPGLDGVMGPAGPRGMPGSIGAIMPGFRGDPGEDGLPGLDGMVGPPGFPGDRGLTGLPGLRGLPGPKGLQGEVGLEGYHGMVGLKGMKGEVGDLPNLSNWRPTQPGDRGTPGLRGEPGDEGDMGPPGYPGSRGPKGMQGLQGEQGATGEVGFKGEQGIAGAPGRSGIEGLPGLPGLPGEPAAPPPPPKNLGYLFARHSQKVTIPECPINTYKLWDGYSLVNVIASSRSVGQDLGAAGSCLRRFSTMPFMFCDINNVCNYASNNDDTIWLATPEPMPMSMAPIPADQVERYISRCSVCESNTRVMALHSQSMSIPDCPEGWEELWLGYSYAMHTSDNSGGFGQDFVSPGSCMEEFRPQPVIECHGHGTCNFYDGISSFWLTIIDDAMQFNRPQPQTLKAHQTSKVSRCIVCRRKAGIMRTLHGGSTITASALRRANTSTVYPPPPPQPAPGSRRRVSPGRQRNRNRYQG from the exons ATGCTGTGGCCCGCGGACCCCACGCTCACGGGGGGTCTGGAACGTAAGGACATCGTCCAACGGAGGCGCCGAAGCTCTGCTGGGTCGGTGACGCGCGGTGTGGCGCTTTTCGTCACTTCGGTGCTTCTGATAATACAGCCATCAACGGCAGCG GTCTGCAACCAGACGGTATGTGACTGTAAAGGAGTGAAGGGACCGCCGGGACAGATTGGGCCGCACGGTGTACCAGGGCAGTTTGGCGATCCGGGCGATATTGGGTACGATGGGCCGCCGGGACTACGCGGCGATCGTGGAAATCGAGGCGAAATGGGCACGAGTGGACCGAAAGGATATCGT GGTGACACTGGCGAGCGAGGACCGCTGGGAGCCCCGGGCTATGCGGGACTTCCGGGCGAACCCGGCTACCGCGGCCCGTACGGTATCGACGGATGCAACGGCACGGACGGTGCGATGGGAACACCCGGCTACCCGGGACCACCTGGCGAGCGTGGCCCCCAAGGTCCTCCAGGTGTGCCCGGGCCGCGTGGTACCTCCGGCGAAGGCGGTATCAACTCCAAGGGCACCAAGGGCGATCGGGGCGTGGCCGGCGTTCCCGGTGTGATGGGCCAGCAGGGCTGGCAGGGTGGCCGCGGTGCGGACGGGTTCGATGGGACGACCGGCGAGACGGGCGATGCCGGACTGGATGGCCCCAAAGGCGAGCAGGGCGAACCGAGCGAAGACTTCTGCCCGGGCGAACCGGGCGATCCGGGCGAACCGTACTACTACCTGGTCGGCAAAAACGAAACGGTCAACATTGGCATGAAGGGCCCGAAGGGTGACCGGGGCTACGATGGAATGGCCGGACTGCAGGGCATGAAGGGCGACTCGGGCATGCAGGGCGACCGGGGCCAGAAAGGCTTCAAGGGCGAGGAAGGCAAGCTCGGCGATCGGGGCAAGCAGGGCAAGGAGGGACCGCCGGGCGCACCGGGCGACAAGGGCGAAAAGGGTGCGCCCGGGTACGCCGGACTGGACGGTATGCCGGGCGACAAGGGCCCCTCGGGAGACGATGGACGGCCGGGGCTGCCGGGTGTGCAGGGACCGCCGGGACCGAAGGGCGAATATCGTCCCGAGCTGGCACCGATTGTGATTGGACCGCAGGGACCGCAAGGTGACATGGGACCACCGGGCCGGCCGGGCAACGTCGGCATCCCCGGCAACAAGGGCTTGCGCGGCCCCATGGGTCCAACGGGTCCGCCCGGCGATCCGGGACTGAATGGACGGCCCGGCCCGAAAGGCATCTCGCCGCCAGGACAGCGCGGTGACGACGGCGAGGGAGGACCACCGGGACCGCTCGGCATCCGAGGCATACCGGGGCTGGCGGGCGCAAAGGGACAGGTCGGTTTCCCGGGGCGCAATCTGCAGGGCGCCAAGGGCGAACCCGGCACGAACGGGCTGAACGGTGACTTTGGAGAGAAGGGCGACCAGGGCGACGATGGCGAACCGGGCGACAAGGGTCTGCCCGGCATCGGTGTGAACGTGACGGGGCCACCCGGACCGGCCGGACTGCCTGGCAGGGCGGGACCGCCCGGCGACTGGGGCTTCAACGGATACAATGGCCCGAAAGGTGACAAAGGTTTGCGCGGCGACGACTGTGGCACGTGCCCGCCCGGACCGAAGGGCGTCAAGGGCGAGGACGGTGATATCGGGCGGCCGGGATTGGACGGATACGACGGGAATCGGGGGCTGCCGGGGCCGCGCGGCTTGCAGGGTCCGGCCGGAAAGCAAGGCTTGAAGGGACTGTTGGGCCGTAAAG GCGAACGGGGCGACTTTGGCGAACGTGGTGTACCGGGCGAACCGGGACGACCGGGTGTGCTGCGACGGGCGAAAAACTTCATCTATCTGACGCCAGAAATGGGCGATCGAGGCGACAGAGGGCAGCGCGGCGATCAAGGTGTTCCGGGCGACTTGGGCGACTTTGGAGCTGTTGGATACCCAGGACGGCCGGGCGAACAGGGCGAATACGGTGACGACGGTGACTCGGGCCGGCCGGGTCTGGACGGGCTGCCGGGCATGGACGGTCGCAACGGTGCGCCGGGTCGGGATGCGTTCGTCAACGAGTACAACATCTGGTCTATTCGCGGCACACCTGGTGTACCGGGCGACAA AGGTGCCAAAGGAGAGCGCGGTGACCAGGGAGATCGGGGCGAGCCGGGCGCCATGTCGGAGATGACGTACAGCATCGCGGGCCCGAAGGGCTTGCCGGGAGTGCCCGGCGACGTCGGCCCCAAGGGCGAAAAGGGCTACAAGGGCGAAATGGGATTGCACGGAATGCGCGGTCAGGATGGACCGGCCGGACTGCCCGGCATCAGCCGTCAGGGACCGGAGGGCTACAAGGGCTACTACGGCGTGATCGGTGACCACGGGCCGGCCGGCATGCCGGGCGAAGATGGCCGTCCCGGACCGGACGGGATGCCCGGTCTGCAGGGGCTGCGCGGCCAGCGCGGTGACCCGGGCCGACCGATACTGATGGGCGAAAAGGGCGTGGAAGGCGAGGGCGGCTTCTACGGCGAAATCGGCGACAAAGGCTTCAAGGGCCCGGAAGGTATCCGCGGCACGACCGGAATGCCGGGAGTGAAGGGAGAGCGGGGCGATCCGGGCCCGCTCGGCAAGCCGGGCCTGCGCGGCAACAAGGGCCTGATGGGTGACATCATTTACGGCGATCGTGGAGCGCCGGGCCTGCCGGGCCGCGATGGTCTGCAGGCACCGTACGGCGACAAGGGCGAACGGGGCGAACCGGGCATGGAAGGTTTCCCCGGGCCCAAGGGCGAGCGGGGCGAAATCGGACGCGACGGACTGCCCGGACTGCCCGGCGACGATGGACTGCCGGGCGAGCGCGGCCTGCAGGGACGCATGGGCGATATGGGCGAGGAAGGCTACCAGGGCGAACGGGGACCGACGGGCGATCCAGGCTATCCCGGTCTGACCGGCGCCCGCGGACTGGCGGGACTGCGCGGGCTGGCCGGCCCGACCGGCGACCCGGGCGACATGGGCTTCCCGGGGCGCGACGGAGCACCGGGCCGGAAGGGCGAGCGCGGTGACTTTGGCGATGTGGGACCGCGCGGACGCAAGGGCAGCGCCTCGTTCAGCGGCATGAAGGGCGAAAACGGCGAGCCGGGCATGATGGGCCCGCCCGGGTACAACGCACGCCCCGGCCAGATGGGTCGCAAGGGCGAGGAGGGAGACGCCGGCCAGGTCATCGACGGATATCCGGGCGTGAAGGGACAGAAGGGCGCCCCGGGCTTCCCCGGCATCCCGGGCCGACCGGGTGCGAAGGGCGAGCGAGGAGATGTCGGCGTGTTCGGCCCGAAGGGTATTTCCGGCGACAAGGGACGCGATGGCTATCCAGGCATTGCCGGACGCCCGGGACGGCCCGGACCGCGTGGACCGTTGGGCCCGCGAGGAGAGCAAGGATCGCGGGGCGAAACGGGCGAACCGGGCGAGGACGGACTGCGAGGCTACGCCGGCGAAAAGGGACTGCGCGGTGACGTCGGTCCGGTCGGACCGACCGGTTTGACTGGAATGGTGGGCGACCCCGGACTTCCCGGCATCCCCGGCAACGTTATGATGCGCTCGGCCCAGCAAGGCGACCGCGGTGACCCCGCCCCCGAGGGTCCGGAAGGAGACGAGGGACCGCCGGGACTGAAGGGCCAGCGAGGCTACCCGGGCCGGAAGGGCGAACAGGGACTGCCCGGATTCGTCGGCATGGTCGGCATCGAGGGACACGACGGACCTAAGGGACAGCGCGGCGACCCCGGCATGAAGGGACAGCCGGGCGAGCTGGAAACGCGCCCCGAGCGCGGCGACCAGGGCGACGCTGGCTACGATGGACTGACCGGACGGCCCGGCCTGCCCGGCAACAAGGGAGCGCCGGGCGACTACGGCGACAATGGGCCGATGGGACTGGCCGGCATGCCAGGCTTCGTGAACGGTGCGCTGAAGGGCATGAGGGGTGACACCGGCTACGAGGGAGCCCCCGGGCTGGACGGGCTGCCCGGCCTGCCCGGCCTGGACGGTGTGATGGGTCCGGCCGGACCGCGCGGTATGCCCGGCAGCATCGGCGCCATCATGCCCGGCTTCCGGGGCGATCCGGGCGAGGACGGGCTACCGGGGCTGGACGGAATGGTCGGCCCGCCCGGCTTCCCGGGCGACCGGGGACTGACGGGGCTGCCGGGACTGCGCGGACTACCCGGGCCGAAGGGTCTGCAGGGCGAGGTCGGACTCGAAGGCTACCACGGCATGGTGGGCCTGAAGGGCATGAAGGGCGAGGTGGGCGATCTGCCCAACCTGTCCAACTGGCGGCCGACTCAACCGGGCGACCGGGGCACGCCCGGACTGCGCGGCGAGCCCGGCGACGAAGGTGACATGGGCCCGCCGGGCTACCCGGGCAGCCGGGGACCCAAGGGCATGCAGGGACTGCAGGGCGAGCAGGGCGCTACGGGCGAGGTCGGCTTCAAGGGCGAGCAGGGCATTGCCGGTGCCCCCGGACGGAGCGGTATCGAGGGACTGCCGGGGCTGCCGGGATTGCCGGGCGAGccggcggcaccaccgccaccgcccaaAAACTTGGGCTACCTGTTCGCGCGCCACTCGCAGAAGGTGACCATCCCGGAGTGCCCGATCAACACGTACAAGCTGTGGGACGGGTACTCGCTCGTGAACGTCATCGCTAGCAGCCGGTCGGTGGGGCAGGATCTCGGTGCGGCCGGATCGTGCCTGCGGCGCTTCAGCACCATGCCGTTCATGTTCTGTGATATTAACAACGTCTGCAACTACGCCTCGAACAACGACGACACGATCTGGCTGGCGACGCCCGAACCGATGCCGATGTCGATGGCACCGATCCCGGCCGACCAGGTCGAGCGGTACATCTCGCGCTGCAGCGTGTGCGAGTCGAACACGCGCGTCATGGCGCTGCACAGCCAGTCGATGAGCATACCGGACTGTCCGGAAGGATGGGAGGAGCTGTGGCTTGGCTACAGTTATGCAATG CACACGTCGGACAACTCGGGCGGCTTCGGTCAGGACTTTGTGTCGCCCGGCTCGTGCATGGAAGAGTTCCGGCCGCAGCCTGTCATCGAGTGCCACGGGCACGGTACGTGCAACTTCTACGACGGTATCTCCTCCTTCTGGCTGACGATCATTGACGACGCGATGCAGTTCAACCGGCCCCAGCCGCAAACGCTAAAGGCACACCAAACGAGCAAAGTGAGCCG CTGCATCGTTTGCCGTCGAAAGGCAGGCATCATGCGGACACTGCACGGTGGCAGCACGATAACGGCGTCGGCCCTTCGCAGAGCGAATACGTCTACGGTGTacccgccaccgccaccacagcCGGCACCAGGCTCTAGAAGACGGGTGTCCCCGGGTCGGCAGCGTAACCGCAACCGCTACCAGGGCTAG
- the LOC120902366 gene encoding collagen alpha-1(IV) chain yields the protein MGTRIKWLVTTSLVVWFGQQTYAQFWASSNNNDNSGVGLFKRQEQEYPRQLAPQIDPSYSIMDTASGPQGPPGKNCTSGGCCLPKCFAEKGNRGLPGPMGLKGAKGVRGFPGSEGLPGEKGTKGEPGPVGLQGPKGDRGRDGLPGYPGIPGTNGVPGVPGAPGLAGRDGCNGTDGLPGLSGLPGNPGPRGYAGIPGTKGEKGEPARHPENYNKGQKGEPGNDGLEGLPGPQGEVGPRGFPGRPGEKGVPGTPGVRGERGDKGVCIKGEKGQKGAKGEEVYGATGTTTTTGPKGEKGDRGEPGEPGRSGEKGQAGDRGQVGERGHKGEKGLPGQPGPRGRDGNFGPVGLPGQKGDRGSEGLHGLKGQSGPKGEPGRDGIPGQPGIAGPAGAPGGGEGRPGAPGPKGPRGYEGPQGPKGMDGFDGEKGERGQMGPKGGQGVPGRPGPEGMPGDKGDKGESGSVGMPGPQGPRGYPGQPGPEGLRGEPGQPGYGIPGQKGNAGMAGFPGLKGQKGERGFKGVMGTPGDAKEGRPGAPGLPGRDGEKGEPGRPGLPGAKGERGLKGELGGRCTDCRPGLKGDKGERGYAGEPGRPGASGVPGERGYPGMPGEDGTPGLRGEPGPKGEPGLLGPPGPSGEPGRDAEIPMDQLKPIKGDKGEAGEKGLMGVKGEKGFPGPVGPEGKMGLRGMKGDKGRPGEAGIDGAPGAPGKDGLPGRHGQTVKGEPGLKGNVGYSGDKGDKGYSGLKGEPGRCASIPPNLEEAIRGPPGTQGEKGAPGIQGIRGDKGEMGEQGRTGMQGNAGPPGAPGPVGPRGLTGLRGEKGNTGPLGPPGAPGRDGMPGAPGLPGSKGGKGDPGLSMVGPPGPKGNPGLRGPKGDRGGMGDRGDPGQPGSVGYPGEKGDLGIPGQPGFPGEVGPKGEPGPKGPAGHPGAPGRPGMDGVKGLAGLKGDVGAPGVIGLPGQKGEMGQAGNDGLKGFQGRKGMMGAPGIQGVRGPQGAKGEPGEKGDRGEIGMKGLMGQTGPPGMLGPKGDKGLAGLPGPACLPGLSGEKGDKGYTGPEGPPGEPGAASEKGQKGEPGVPGLRGNDGLPGLEGPSGPKGDAGVPGYGRPGPQGEKGDVGLTGINGLPGLNGVKGDMGVPGFPGVKGDKGTTGLPGVPGAPCMDGLPGAEGPAGPRGYDGEKGFKGEPGRIGERGELGEKGDQGLMGPVGLMGRKGDRGVPGSPGLPATAAAIKGDKGEPGFPGAIGRPGKVGAPGLPGDMGTKGEMGIQGLPGLPGPAGLNGLPGMKGDMGPMGEKGDSCPVVKGEKGLPGRPGKMGRDGPPGLLGEKGDKGLSGLPGPMGPPGPPGPLGRQGEKGDRGDSGLMGRPGKDGLPGPQGQRGLPGPQGEKGDQGPPGFIGPKGERGERGRDGMNGLNGPQGLKGDRGMPGLEGVAGLPGMVGEKGDRGLPGMAGLNGAPGEKGQKGETPQLPPQRKGPPGPPGFNGPKGDKGMPGLAGPAGIPGAPGAPGEMGLRGFEGARGLQGLRGDVGPEGRPGRDGAPGLPGPKGEPGRDCESAPYYTGILLVRHSQSDEVPMCEPGHLKLWDGYSLLYVDGNDYPHNQDLGSAGSCVRKFSTLPVLACGQNNICNYASRNDRTFWLSTSAPIPMMPVTENEMRPYISRCTVCEAPTNVIAVHSQTLHIPECPNGWDGLWIGYSFLMHTAVGHGGGGQSLSGPGSCLEDFRATPFIECNGGKGHCHYYETQTSFWLVSLEDHQQFQRPEQQTLKAGNLLSRVSRCQVCIRR from the exons ATGGGGACCCGAATAAAATG GTTAGTCACTACCTCGCTGGTAGTTTGGTTCGGACAACAGACGTACGCG CAATTCTGGGcgtccagcaacaacaatgacAACTCCGGCGTCGGACTGTTTAAGCGACAGGAGCAGGAATATCCACGACAGCTAGCGCCACAGATCGACCCGAGCTACAGCATAATGGACACGGCCAGCGGACCACAGGGACCACCGGGCAAGAACTGCACCTccggcggctgctgcttgcCGAAATGTTTCGCCGAAAAGGGCAACCGCGGCCTGCCCGGACCGATGGGGCTGAAGGGTGCGAAGGGTGTGCGCGGGTTCCCCGGGTCGGAGGGTTTGCCGGGCGAGAAGGGCACCAAGGGCGAACCGGGCCCGGTCGGGCTGCAGGGCCCGAAGGGCGACCGGGGCCGGGACGGTTTGCCCGGCTACCCGGGCATCCCCGGCACGAACGGTGTGCCGGGTGTGCCGGGAGCACCAGGGCTGGCCGGTCGGGACGGTTGCAACGGCACGGACGGTCTGCCCGGTTTGTCCGGGCTGCCGGGAAATCCGGGCCCCCGCGGTTACGCCGGCATCCCCGGCACGAAGGGCGAGAAGGGCGAACCGGCGCGGCATCCGGAGAACTACAACAAGGGCCAGAAGGGCGAACCGGGCAACGATGGACTGGAAGGACTGCCGGGGCCGCAGGGCGAGGTAGGACCGCGCGGTTTCCCCGGCCGACCCGGCGAAAAGGGTGTCCCCGGTACGCCCGGTGTGCGGGGCGAGCGGGGCGACAAAGGCGTGTGCATCAAGGGCGAGAAGGGCCAGAAGGGCGCGAAGGGCGAGGAGGTGTACGGCGCCACgggcacgacgacgacgaccggaCCGAAGGGCGAGAAGGGCGACCGCGGCGAGCCGGGCGAACCGGGCCGATCCGGCGAGAAGGGACAGGCCGGCGACCGGGGGCAGGTGGGCGAGCGAGGCCACAAGGGCGAGAAGGGTTTGCCTGGACAGCCGGGCCCGCGA GGGCGCGACGGTAACTTTGGACCGGTGGGCCTGCCCGGCCAGAAGGGTGACCGCGGCTCGGAAGGACTGCACGGACTGAAGGGCCAGAGCGGACCGAAGGGTGAGCCGGGCCGGGACGGCATTCCGGGCCAGCCCGGTATTGCTGGGCCGGCCGGTGCGCCCGGCGGCGGCGAAGGACGACCCGGCGCGCCCGGTCCGAAGGGACCGCGCGGCTACGAAGGACCGCAGGGCCCGAAGGGCATGGACGGATTCGACGGAGAAAAGGGCGAGCGGGGACAGATGGGCCCGAAGGGCGGCCAGGGTGTGCCTGGCCGGCCCGGTCCCGAAGGTATGCCGGGCGACAAGGGCGACAAAGGCGAGTCGGGATCGGTCGGTATGCCGGGACCGCAGGGCCCGCGCGGCTACCCTGGCCAGCCCGGACCCGAGGGTCTGCGCGGTGAGCCGGGACAGCCGGGCTATGGCATTCCCGGACAGAAGGGTAACGCCGGTATGGCTGG ATTCCCCGGACTGAAGGGACAGAAAGGCGAGCGTGGCTTCAAGGGTGTGATGGGTACGCCCGGTGACGCAAAGGAAGGACGCCCGGGAGCGCCAGGACTACCAGGACGTGATGGCGAAAAGGGCGAACCCGGCCGTCCGGGACTCCCCGGAGCGAAGGGTGAGCGCGGTCTTAAGGGAGAGCTTGGTGGACGCTGTACGGACTGCCGGCCCGGACTGAAGGGTGACAAAGGCGAACGCGGTTATGCCGGCGAACCAGGCCGCCCGGGAGCGAGCGGTGTGCCGGGCGAACGAGGATACCCCGGCATGCCGGGCGAGGATGGAACACCAGGACTGCGCGGTGAGCCAGGCCCCAAGGGAGAGCCGGGTCTGCTCGGTCCCCCGGGCCCATCGGGAGAGCCGGGTCGCGATGCGGAAATACCAATGGATCAGCTGAAACCCATCAAGGGCGACAAGGGCGAAGCGGGCGAAAAGGGCCTGATGGGCGTCAAGGGCGAGAAAGGATTCCCCGGACCGGTCGGACCGGAGGGCAAGATGGGACTGCGTGGCATGAAGGGCGACAAGGGACGACCGGGCGAGGCGGGCATTGACGGAGCGCCCGGCGCGCCGGGCAAGGACGGTCTGCCCGGCCGGCACGGACAAACGGTCAAGGGTGAACCGGGGCTGAAGGGTAACGTGGGCTACTCGGGCGACAAGGGCGACAAGGGCTACTCCGGGCTGAAGGGTGAGCCGGGCCGGTGCGCCAGCATTCCGCCGAACCTCGAGGAAGCGATCCGTGGACCGCCAGGCACGCAAGGCGAGAAGGGCGCCCCCGGCATTCAGGGAATTCGCGGCGACAAGGGCGAAATGGGCGAACAGGGACGGACGGGCATGCAGGGTAATGCTGGGCCGCCGGGAGCACCCGGGCCAGTAGGACCGCGCGGACTGACGGGACTGCGGGGCGAAAAGGGTAATACGGGACCGCTGGGACCGCCGGGTGCGCCTGGCCGTGACGGTATGCCCGGAGCACCGGGACTGCCCGGCTCGAAGGGTGGCAAGGGTGATCCGGGTCTGTCGATGGTGGGTCCGCCCGGCCCGAAGGGTAACCCGGGCCTGCGAGGACCGAAGGGCGATCGAGGCGGCATGGGCGATCGGGGCGATCCGGGACAACCCGGCTCCGTGGGCTATCCGGGCGAAAAGGGCGATTTGGGCATTCCGGGACAGCCTGGCTTCCCGGGCGAAGTGGGACCGAAGGGTGAGCCGGGGCCGAAGGGACCAGCGGGACACCCGGGCGCACCGGGCCGGCCCGGTATGGACGGTGTGAAGGGTTTGGCCGGTCTGAAGGGAGACGTTGGCGCACCGGGCGTGATCGGCCTGCCCGGCCAGAAGGGCGAAATGGGCCAGGCGGGTAACGATGGGCTGAAGGGCTTCCAGGGCCGCAAGGGTATGATGGGAGCGCCGGGCATTCAGGGCGTACGGGGTCCGCAGGGCGCGAAGGGCGAACCGGGCGAAAAGGGCGATCGGGGCGAAATCGGTATGAAGGGACTGATGGGACAGACGGGCCCGCCCGGTATGCTCGGACCGAAGGGAGACAAGGGTCTGGCCGGGCTGCCGGGACCGGCCTGTCTGCCCGGACTGTCGGGCGAAAAGGGCGACAAGGGATACACCGGACCGGAGGGACCGCCGGGCGAACCGGGTGCCGCGTCGGAGAAGGGCCAGAAGGGTGAGCCGGGCGTACCGGGACTGCGCGGTAACGACGGACTGCCCGGGCTGGAGGGACCGTCCGGACCGAAGGGTGATGCGGGCGTGCCCGGCTACGGTCGACCTGGGCCGCAGGGCGAAAAGGGTGACGTTGGCCTGACGGGCATCAATGGGCTGCCGGGCTTGAACGGGGTGAAGGGCGACATGGGCGTCCCTGGATTCCCGGGCGTGAAGGGCGACAAGGGTACGACCGGATTGCCGGGTGTGCCTGGTGCACCGTGCATGGACGGACTGCCCGGAGCGGAAGGTCCCGCTGGTCCGCGCGGGTACGACGGCGAGAAGGGCTTCAAGGGCGAACCGGGCCGCATCGGCGAGCGGGGCGAACTGGGCGAAAAGGGTGACCAGGGACTAATGGGACCGGTGGGGCTGATGGGACGCAAGGGCGACCGTGGTGTGCCGGGTTCGCCCGGTCTGCCAGCTACGGCGGCCGCCATCAAGGGCGACAAGGGTGAACCGGGTTTCCCGGGTGCGATCGGACGCCCGGGCAAGGTCGGTGCGCCGGGCCTGCCGGGCGACATGGGCACCAAGGGCGAGATGGGCATCCAGGGGCTGCCCGGACTGCCCGGACCGGCCGGACTGAACGGGCTGCCGGGCATGAAGGGCGACATGGGACCGATGGGCGAAAAGGGCGACTCCTGCCCGGTGGTGAAGGGCGAAAAGGGTCTGCCGGGCCGGCCGGGGAAGATGGGTCGCGATGGGCCGCCCGGCTTGCTGGGCGAAAAGGGCGACAAAGGACTGTCTGGCCTGCCCGGACCGATGGGACCGCCCGGACCGCCCGGCCCGCTTGGCCGGCAGGGCGAAAAGGGTGACCGAGGCGATTCCGGTTTAATGGGCCGCCCCGGCAAGGACGGACTGCCCGGACCGCAGGGCCAGCGAGGGCTGCCGGGACCGCAGGGCGAAAAGGGCGACCAGGGGCCGCCAGGATTTATCGGCCCGAAGGGCGAGCGGGGTGAACGGGGCCGGGACGGAATGAACGGGCTGAACGGGCCGCAGGGACTGAAGGGTGACCGGGGCATGCCGGGACTGGAAGGCGTGGCCGGTCTGCCCGGTATGGTGGGCGAGAAGGGTGACCGTGGTCTGCCCGGTATGGCCGGCCTGAACGGTGCGCCGGGCGAGAAGGGCCAGAAGGGTGAGACGCCACAGCTGCCCCCGCAGCGCAAGGGACCGCCCGGACCGCCCGGATTCAACGGACCGAAGGGTGACAAGGGCATGCCAGGGTTGGCCGGACCAGCCGGCATTCCGGGCGCTCCCGGTGCGCCGGGCGAGATGGGACTGCGCGGATTCGAGGGCGCGCGCGGCCTGCAGGGACTGCGCGGTGACGTTGGACCCGAGGGACGGCCCGGACGCGACGGTGCGCCGGGTCTGCCCGGGCCGAAGGGTGAGCCGGGCCGGGACTGCGAGTCGGCACCGTACTACACCGGCATCCTGCTGGTGCGGCACAGCCAGTCGGACGAGGTGCCGATGTGCGAGCCGGGCCATCTGAAGCTGTGGGACGGCTACTCACTGCTGTACGTCGACGGCAATGACTATCCGCACAACCAGGACCTCGGTTCGGCCGGTTCCTGCGTGCGCAAGTTCTCCACGCTGCCCGTGTTGGCCTGCGGACAGAACAACATCTGCAACTACGCGTCCCGCAACGATCGGACATTCTGGCTGTCGACGTCCGCGCCGATTCCGATGATGCCGGTGACGGAGAACGAGATGCGCCCATACATCTCTCGGTGCACGGTCTGTGAGGCACCGACCAACGTGATCGCGGTGCACAGCCAGACGCTCCATATTCCGGAATGTCCGAACGGATGGGACGGCCTATGGATTGGCTACAGTTTCCTAATG CACACTGCCGTCGGccacggtggcggtggccaGTCACTGTCCGGGCCGGGCTCGTGCCTGGAGGACTTCCGCGCCACACCGTTCATTGAGTGTAACGGTGGCAAGGGCCACTGCCATTACTACGAAACGCAAACCTCCTTCTGGCTGGTTTCGCTCGAGGACCACCAGCAGTTCCAGCGGCCGGAGCAGCAAACGCTCAAGGCCGGCAACCTGCTTAGCCGAGTATCTCGGTGCCAGGTGTGCATCCGCCGCTGA